DNA from Carassius carassius chromosome 25, fCarCar2.1, whole genome shotgun sequence:
ACCCAGTAATTTATCTAAAAGTAATGGCGTgcttagattttacatttatgatGATCGCTTTGGATTTGGTCGAGTGAGGGTGGTAATACTGTCAAATGTTTCATCCAGTCCATGTTCTGTAAGACCAACACTTTGTGTGGGACATTAGAAAAAGAAACTTATTCACTGAACATCTACCTTAATTTTTGAAATCAACAgtggaaaaaacaaataaaagaaaggTAACAAAAAAAGTAACATACGAGACTGTCCCATCATGTCTCAGTCCAAAGGCTACAGAATGGATCAAATGCTCCACCAGAGCAAtgaacttttttcttcttctgcaaATACTACATACTACAAAAACGTACAGCTGGggagaaaatgcatttaaagagCTCATTCAAAAACAACAGAAGTATAATCCCATACATTTTGCACATTTGTTACACAATAATACACAGTGATCACAAAACGAAATAACAAGCTTCACAATATTCATggctttttgtttgcttttctacACAATATACaaccattttaatttcatttcattatttttaattcaagggagaaaaaaaagcttATGTACAATAAGTCATTATTACTTCTGACCTTGCAAATATCGTGTCATctgttcatacttttttttttgattaaatttgatttttttctccttttttttttttttttttagaaacagctGAAATTAAACAACCAAACGAAAATGGAACTTAATTGAGGAGTCAAAAGGAAGTTAAACTTCAAAATCCAACTTTCTtgtaaatatatgaacacaggtATATGGATGCATCTAATATAGTCTACaagagagagcaggagagagaaaTGAGTTACTATAAACACCCTACGTTcatttcaaaagaacaacaaaaacattacagaTCATGAAATTGGAGCAAAGATCAAATCATACCCTTAATATCAAAGACTGAACAGGATGACTAAAAGAGACTGATTTATCATCAttaccagaagaaaaaaaaaggtgtaaaCATCCTATTATCTTATATTGCACCTGAAATTTTAATCCAAGGTATCTTCAAAACATTTTGTTCAAAAGTTGCATCGTTCCACCACAAATCAGTGGCATTATACAGGAcagtgaaagaaaaaagaaaaattcaaactgCAAGGATTTGGACTACACACATGACAGAGAAATGTATGTGTATGGATTTATTTCCATTAATTCATCAAACACATAATAGCTTTGATTTTTCTCAGCTATTAAACATGACCTGCATGACAGACCTCATATGAGTCACAGGAAATGCTTAGCTTGGAGGGAAAAATGTTAAGTGCTCAACTTCTTGTCAACAAACAGATGTTAAACCCTTTGAAAGCCATTTGTGATCCACGTAACTGAAACATGGAACACTACCTCAATATCAGAGAACTAAATCTGACCAAAAGGTTGTCGTGAGTCCAACCAGAATGCAAAATTCATCCTCCACAAAATCCCTAATACTGCATATTGACCAAACACTGCTTATATTGTTACCATCATTCAAATGCCTCCAGGTTATGTCTACTGAAACAAAAACGCATGCACCAATaacataaaaatcattaaattacTGTGGGTTTGAAAAGGCCGGATGCTTTCTAATAGATGAAACGCACCGCACAACAAGTCTTTCTCCCAACTCTCTCTGAGACATCCGATGGCATCCATACCTTAAGATCCTGTGCGCTGAAACATTCTCGTCCTCTTTTGTTTAACCATTCTGTTTTTCAATTATTAAGAAGAAAAGTGCTCCTCCATAATGAGGCATCTCATGTGCATTGCTTTAACATGATGATTGATCCTTGTCAATGCCTTCTGTTAAAACTCACGTTAACAATCTACGCATAAACCACTTTTCCAACAATTCCACCTATTTGCCATTTCAATGATTATCGTCTCCCTTGGCAGGTACCTTTAAGATACGTGGCCATTTCAGATGGAGACGCCGCtcgattaaaataaaaagaacaaaaccGTAAAGACAGGGAAGGGGTGGGGGGTTAAAGAAATGATCACAAAACACCCAAGCAGAAACAAAAATAGCTTAGGAGGAGACAAAGTTCATGACGATGGAACTCTCTGGCTTCATTCTTTGCTGTGCAGTGAAACGCACCGTCACCACAAAAGAAGCTGTATGACATCACTGCATCCTGCGATTGTGAAGGCATTGAGAGACACGGGAGAGATCCTGTTCATGGGCGCATACGTACAAGTAACGAGCCTCCAAAGTTTCTCTCTGTACATTCGACAGCAGGAGACTCATCCGTGCTAGTGCAGGTCCCATTTTCAGCTGTTAACGAATCTGTGTGGCCTTCTCAAGGCAGAACCAACATTGACTAGATGAGCAGCGCTCTGCATAAGGATCAATCTGATCAATGTACATGAGTCTGTCTCGCTCTTTCTGAACCAGAAGGTTCTTTGAGGACTTTGTAGTTTCCGAATGTGTAACGCTACAAAGATTCTGCTCTCTCTATCTCAGGTAAGAACGCTTTAACCATTCCAACTCCGAAACTGAACATGTATGACATGAGAGAGAATGAGTCTAAGTTTACAGGGTTGACTGAGGGAGGAAGCTTTcaaatgaaccaaaaaaaaaaaaaaaaagcttttagatTTTTAAGTGACCCTGCAATCTGGCATCCTCCCTCTGTAAAGAAAAACATATGGGTAAGAACATAAAAAGATGCAAAAAACACTAAACCTACTAATAAGTGTAATAAGAGTAAGTGTAACAGAAGcaacaataatactaataataataacggtGATAATAATAGAATTAGCAataacaacagcaataataagTCGAGATAACAATAAAGAGCTTTGCTATAGTAGGAAACCGAAGTTTGAGATGCACTGACAGTCTGGTGTTTATAGTCTGACTGATTGAGCTGTTCTTATGGGTTAGTTGGGTAGGCACACGGACAGGCACTGCATGCGATGGGGTGATGGTGTGCGTGTATGTGTTAAGGGTGGGGGGGGTTGGTGTTCTGATGTAGAACAGAGGGGTGGTGGGGCGTCCGAAAGGGGGATCTGCAGTCCCGTCAGGGCTCATTTCTGCCCGGTGATGGACTGGGATATGGAGCGTGGGGGAATCATGTCGAGCAGATACTCCCGCTGACGGTCCGCTAGGCTGGATGCCTTGTGGCCCCCAATGGCTCCCGGATTTAGATAAGCAATATTCAGACCTGCGATGGAGGACAAAAATAGGGAGGGGGGTTGAGAGGGCGGGAAAGTTCAGGGaaataagaaaagaaagaaagacaaagttTAAAAATGGTCAAAACTTcaagaacaacaaaaacatattCTAACTTCTAATCAAATTCCAACAATCAAGccagaacataaaaataaaatacaacaaaataagggaggaaaattaatacaaataaaattatatacaaattttttgataaatacaattaaaattcaaTTGAAATAAGaagtaaattacattaaattgaataaaaaaataataattgttaatatattttgtatattcaaTGGCTCCCAAACACACTTGGACACTTTTGGATGCTAAAGTCAAAATTTAAATAATCTTACAAgtagaaaaataaatcaatattaaaattCAGGCTCTCAGGCAATTATGATTTCGAACCTAATTAGTTACACAATGTGGCAATTAATTGCACATCACATTTGGCTCAGGAATCACCCCCAAAAGaaaaatttaagtcattattgtGTTAAACGAGAAAAGGttcaaatagataaaaaaaaaaaaaaagttgctttagagagaaattttcttttttcttttttgtggtgaactatcccttttattatttaaaaggggTGGGACGGgtgtgttaataattttaacttgtttttttccataactaattaactaaattaacagccctaatgaaaataaataaccgATAAGTACATTGTTAAACGAGGGGAATCTTCAAAGAAAGGATGTTAGACATTCACtaacttttattaaattaactttattaacttaactTTATTAATCCTTTTTTCATGATACTAAAACTCTATTAAGCATTATCTCCAGCCATCGTTCAAATGAAGAGAGTGTTGAATTTCACTGCTCTATAATAATTCTACATCCTGAAATCTGCCTAGTGTTGACCCGTTttatcataaaacattttttggcaTATTACTTCTCTGGTAATTTTATTCTAATCAGTCTACTTGGGGTCCAATAGTATGTTAAGAACTGCATAATTAATGAGTTGAGACTGGACTCCAGGTGTGGATGAATGTCAGTTTaacaaaatgtgattttattcGCCGTGCTGTTTTAAAAACATGTAGTTAAGGTATGCTGTGTGTTCCTAATCAAACTGCATCATCTTACCAGGGATGTTGTAGATCTGCCTGCGGCTGTCATGCTGAGCCCGACTGCTGCTGCTGgtactgctgctgctgccacaGCGCTTGCTTGTCATATCCAGCAGCCCACTGGCCACTGAGAGCTGGGAGGCCTGGGCGAAGTTAGAGAGGACACCTCGTGCTGAGCTGGACAAACCCCGCTGTAGAGCGGCCTGTGGCTGGGGAGTCTAAAAGAGAAAACGAGAAGATAGAAAATCAGCGTTGAATTTCATGGCACCTCTTTGTGCCATTAAACTCATTAAAATCTGTGATTAGCTGAAGGGCCAGAATAAAACAGCCATTTCAAAATCCATAAAAATGGTCTCAAGAGATCCCATTATTTGTACACAATGAGAGTGTGCACCTGTCGAAGGGCATGGTGTCGGATCAAGGTCTCCGCTTTGCTCACGCTGGGGACAGTCTGGGCGGAGCTGGGGGACAGAGCGGCCTGCTGCTGCAACCTCTGCTCTATTTCCTGaatggacagagacagagaaataaAGTCAACATTATAGCAATTACAGAAACTACAAGCTAGCAATGTCAGTAACAAGTCAGTACTACTACTACCACATCTACTACTAATAATAGCCGTATCGATAGTATCCGTATcgaagctgattattagcctgctagaactggtttggtttttgagagactgacgcggctgtttgattggtgagcgcactgtgcttaatccattcatttgtatcatatcgtagcctaaggtttaaagcaTTTTAAACGTATACAAAtagaacgtgtatgatgtattattataggtgatattactcttgcaaagctctgatttctgagagatgcacggagagacaacagcaatgcagtgtttgatttgcgctcttttcactcaaagtttacattcattcacttcacactcgtgactttagaggtctgtgtataatattgcgctgatcccctggctcatctgttatctagcaaactccggactgtgccagcttcagccgagtattcaggcagaattattctgaatttatttgtctgttattcatttttgaaaccattatccgtgccattccgaataaggaattcggcttcaggcacacccctaattattacattacatattttaattttacatgcaacatagataatgtcatagaaagtaacagctacacgcaattttgtaatcctaaaatttacgtcgtacttgcaaactctttgtacgcattatggttaatgcacgCTCGActagtcgattgtttccgacagtGGTTGTAGTAGTCGATCACTCAACTAGTCTATGCAAGACCTAGTGTATACAGAGAATCATCAAGCTTAATTTCATCATTCAAATTTTGCTATCCTGACAACTATCAGCAGTGAAATGAGAACTGACTGACCTGTTCTTGCTGCAGAGCCTTAACGAAAGCGTTCTTGAGCCTATTGGTGTGCTCAGCCTTCAAAGCCTTCTTCTGATTGGACGTCATGCACTGCTCACAGAGGATGCGACCACTTTTCTCCTGCTTCCAGTGAGGGGTGAAGTCAGTCCTGCACTGGGCACAGAAGAACGGCTCCATGTGTTGCAGTGACCCCCGCATTTTACCTGAGCAACAGTAAAAGCAGAAAACAGTTAAATGATCGAGTAGAATTATATGTGAATTATATGTGAGGTCTACAATATATCAACTGAAACTGCAATATGGACTTATGTGATTATTAAACTACATTCATTTTAAGGTCAAGTTTGAATGGTTTCCACTTGTGTGTTTTGCCTTTTTGATATTTTAGTACTGATCTCTGATCTCTCTTTAGTACTGAGCTGATTTTAGAGCAAATCGCAATATGATTTTTTGGCCATATTGCGCAGCCCTACTGTCCAAGTTGTTTTTGTAGTGTGGTTTGTTCCTCTTGCTCCTACCCTGACTATCAATGACGCTCTGCACGACTTCCTCCAGCCCCACCATGTAGATGAACTCAGAGTTGGCAGCAGAGGGCAGGAAGTGCAGCAGGGGCGCTGGAGGTTTAGGAGGCGGTATCTCCAGCAGGGTCTTCTCCAGCTGCTTGCGGAGGGCCAGTTTAGCGGCTGCTTGGCTGCTGGCCTGGTCATTCAGAGAAGCGACGCTGGAGGAAAGGGTAGAGGGGCTGACAGCACCAACCCCACTCACTCCCACCCCGACACCAGCTGCTCCCGCTGCCTGCATGTGTGCCAGGTTCATGTAGATAGCCGAGGATGAGCCTGAACGCTGCGAGACCCCCACCTGCTGGCTGGCAGCCTGCATTACACAAAGCAAAAAATCAGCAACAGACATAATCCATTTTTATGAATGATTCATGTTGCGGCTGGGTGATATATTGAATACACCACATATTCAATATGATTTTGTTGGAGATATAAAACTAAACATCACAGTGAATATTGCTGTGATTTAATGCACAATTTGTATTTGGCTAGTAAGTCAAAGGAAcactcaactttttttttaggctcattttccaactcccctagagttaaacagttgagttttccGTTTTCGAAtacattcagccgatctccgggtctggcggaagcacttttagcttagcttagcatagatcattgaatctgattagaccgttagcatctcgctcggAAATGACCAAagtgtttctatatttttcctatataaaacttgactcttctgtagttacatcatgtactaagaccaatatggctaggaactctaggggagttggaaaattagcctattttcaaaaaaagtggagtgttcctttaaggcctGTTCCAGTTGGCATGTTTTATGCACCATCCTAAAGAAGgggtatttaaaatgatttaaattatattttaacaatttaaacctcacaaagaaaaaaaaaggatcaaCGTTTTCAAACtgtgaatttgaaaaaaaaaaaaaaactttatacaaAAGTTACAAATTACTCAGAAGTATGTGCATTCCTTTTCAAACACTTCAAAATGTTACAGCaaagaacattttataaaaaaaaataataataataacaacaatatatatatatacacatacattatacatatatatatatacatatatacacatacatatacatacatatatatatatatatatatatatatatatatatatatataaacattaataattgtaaaatatgtacggttttaaattgtaatatatttttaaaatatgatttattccagtgatggcaagCTATTCATCACTTAATTATTCagtagaatttcttttttttttaccattaaacatataaacattttatcAAAAGATTGAAAACATATTTTGCTATATAGCCTAGCACTAGTTCATGAATTCAGTCGTTTGAAATAAGCCAGTAATAAATGGATTTAACAAAGTATAAATGTGTCACGTGAActttagaagaaaaaaacaaacaaaaaaaacggaTTAAACAAAGTATAAATGTGTCACGTGaactttagaagaaaaaaaaaagacaaattgcaGCGAGAAAACCCACAAAACAAATTAGGACTAATGAGTTTGAACTTGACGGTACCTGCTGATAGCTGACTGTGTTTCCCAAACCACCTGTGGAGGAGCGGCCCATGCCAGGCTTGGAGGGCACTCTCTGACCCTGAAGCTGGGCAGGATTGGGTGCAATAACCCGCTGTGACATCATCATTGGGGGCAAAGATGCATTGGCAGCAGACCTGATTACTGTGTGGCCCTGAGGTggagaaagaaaaacacatacaGTTATTAATAACTTTGCAATGCACTGTATGACCACTAGATGCCAGCAGACACTGTATATCAGATTGTACACTGTGGACATCAAATGCTTTGTTTGCACAGATGGACCGTAATTAAAAATGGTAACTGGTACCAATCTATACAGTTATGCTGATCTTAAGGCGCTGCTCCCATGGCAACCAACAGCAGGCTCTAACATGTTCAGTCTAATGTGTACAACAAAATAAGGAGAATCCATGTGCATTATGATTGTTCATAAAATCCTCaatgcatttagaaaaaaaacaaaagaattatGCTTATATTTAGAAAGGCATAAAACCCCATGTACCTGTGCAGTGCGCATACTCTGAGGCTCAGATGAGTGCATGCCAGGCCGCACAGGAAGTTTCCCGAGCCCCTGTGAACTGTGCATGGGTGACGGCTGCACTGATGACGGGGCATTCTGGACCACTGGCACCTGAAAAGAGAAAAATGAGAAATCAGAGTTCTTCTATCAAAAACTCATATTGTACAGAGTTTCAATATTacttaaaacaacaacagtaacCCCCCACAATGTAGTAGAGGGACTCAAGCGCCATTTCTTTCAGTTAAAGCTGCTGTGCGATTTCcaccaattgaaaaaaaaaaaaaaaaaaaaaaaggtattgtttGGGATTTTGCtgattgttagtttttttttttttttgatccaaGCACTTCCCCATACTTCATTGCATTGCCTGTCCCAAACTCATTTGGCTGTTTCTGATTGGCTTTTTTAATAAAGTCTCGTGATGTCACACACATTTGTGACTTCTAACACCTATTTCACAAATTATGACAGGTAGAagatatattttaatgcatttaatgcataAAACGTACCAAACAAATGATAAGCCTATTCATCTATCGTGGAATTTTACATGGTAAGGCATTTCAAGGAACATAATACATGAATcaaataagaattttaaaatgtattattaatactatGCATTCCCAAAAACAGTGATTTAACAGGTATAACAA
Protein-coding regions in this window:
- the LOC132104262 gene encoding transcriptional repressor p66-beta-like produces the protein MERMSEEALRLNLLKRGLEAQDERDEALAKRLKMEGHEAMERLKMLALLKRKDLAALEGAAVAAAMAEGKGPGGSQGLMGAVAYEEKMNGSLRVGGHGGPSKNGKENIVDEPVDMSARRSEIVRERCTPSPDVIILSDNEASSPRSTPHPEEKQHQANLEMFKGKTGDERQQMIKALREELRLEEAKLVLLKKLRQSQMQKENVVQKVPVVQNAPSSVQPSPMHSSQGLGKLPVRPGMHSSEPQSMRTAQGHTVIRSAANASLPPMMMSQRVIAPNPAQLQGQRVPSKPGMGRSSTGGLGNTVSYQQAASQQVGVSQRSGSSSAIYMNLAHMQAAGAAGVGVGVSGVGAVSPSTLSSSVASLNDQASSQAAAKLALRKQLEKTLLEIPPPKPPAPLLHFLPSAANSEFIYMVGLEEVVQSVIDSQGKMRGSLQHMEPFFCAQCRTDFTPHWKQEKSGRILCEQCMTSNQKKALKAEHTNRLKNAFVKALQQEQEIEQRLQQQAALSPSSAQTVPSVSKAETLIRHHALRQTPQPQAALQRGLSSSARGVLSNFAQASQLSVASGLLDMTSKRCGSSSSTSSSSRAQHDSRRQIYNIPGLNIAYLNPGAIGGHKASSLADRQREYLLDMIPPRSISQSITGQK